One Archangium violaceum genomic window, GTCCCGCTCACGCTGGTGCCCGCCGCCACCCGCCCATTGGCGGTGGCCGCGGTGTCGTTGTTCTCGGTCTCCTTCGTGATGACGGTCGACGAATCCGGCGGAGGGGTGGACGAGGTGATGGAGAAGGCCGCGTCGCTCGAATCGGTCACGGCCGCGTTGCCCGCGTCGCTCACCCGCACCTTCGCCGCCGTGGTCACCGTGTCCGGCACCGTCCAGGTGTAGCTGCCCGCGGAGGCCGGCGTGCTGGCGGAGATGACGTTCCACGTACTCCCGTCCGTCGTGTACTCGAGCTTCACGTTGCTCACGTTGCTCGCCGTCCAGGTGAGGGACCGGCTGCTGCCCGCCGTCCAGCTCTCCCCGCCGTTGGGCGCCACCACCATCACGCTCCCCACGGGCGTCGGCTCATCGCCACCCGGGAGGAGGAAGTCCTTGATGACGGCCATGTGCTGCATGTTCGACGCGCCGCTGTCACCCGACAGCGCGGGGGAGATCTCCGAGAGGGGCGAGTACACGCGCGTGTCCACCACCAGGCCCGCGCTGAACGAGCTGGAGCCGATGACCGTGGCCGTCTGGTAGGCCCGCAGATCCGCGTCCACCAGCACGTGGTCGTACGGCTTGCTGCGGCCGGCGTTGGTGTTGGTGTTGTTGTTCCGGTCCGCCGGGTGCGGGCCGCTCGTGGTCACCACCTGGCTGAACGTGGAGAGGCAGCTCTCGGAGCGGCTGTCGGTATTGAAGTCACCGCCGATGGCCAGGTAGTCCCCCGCGGGGATGTTGGCCTTGACGTAGTTGACCAGGCTGTTCGCCTCGCTGTTGCGGACGGAGCTGCCCGAGGTGAGCAGGTGCACGCTCACCACCCAGAGATCCTTGGGGCCCGGGATGTCGATGCGCGCCCAGGCGAAGTCGCGATTGGAGACGTAGGGATCGGTCCACTCGCCCGAGGCGATGATGGGCCAGCGGCTGATGACGCCGTTCGGGATCTGCGCCCCGCTCTCGCGGTAATAGTAGAAGCCCGTCCCGAAAGCCTCGTCCACGAAGCCCCGGATGGCGGTGGCCGAGTTGTTGCCGTAGTTGAACTCCTGGATCATCACCACGTCCGGCTTCGTGCCCTGGAAGATGCGGGTGCCGTGGCCCGGGTCGTAGCTCTGGCTGTTGCCACTGGTGATGTTGGCGGCCATCAGCCGCACCCGGACTTCCGTGAGCGAGGCGCCACTGGAGGACACGCTGTCCCGCGTGGGCTCCGGCGAGTCCACGGAGGAGCCCTCACCGCACGCGGCGAGCACCAGGGTGAGCAGAGGGACCAACAACCAGGAGCCGAAGGCTGCGCGCTTCGAGGGAGGGAACTGATGCATCAGCGAATTCCTGCCCGCGGAGGGCGGGCGATTGAGGGGTACAGCGGCCCCATCATCTTCCATCCACCCCCTCGCTGTCTCGCAACCCCACTGTCAAATTCCAGTACGGTTCGCCGCGATAGCGGATAACGCGACGAAGAGGTAGCGCAGCCCCTTCCCCAGAGTGACGAAGCCGACGAAGGGCCCCCAGCGCACGCCCACGAGGCCGGCGGCGAGGACGAACACGTCTCCCACCACGGGAATCCAGGCGAGGACGAGCACCGGGGCGCCCCAGGTGGCCAGCCGCGCCCGGGCCCGCTCCAACCGGGGTCCCTCCCTGGCACTCCGGCGTTGTACCCAGCGCCCCATCGCGCCACCCCCTCCACGTGCCACCCAGCGGCCCAGCAGATAGACGGTGAGGGCCCCGAGCACGTTGCCCCCGGTGGCCACCGCCACGGCCAACGCCGGAGGTACCCCGCCGTAGACGAGCGCGGCCAGCACCGCCTCGGAGGGCGCCGGCAGCACCGAGCCGGCCACCAGCGCCACGAGGAAGAGCCCCGGCAATCCCCATTCGGCGAGCATGGACGCGTCCGGCATCGTGGCGCCCACTCTAGGACGTCCCGGGACCCGTCAAGGCAGATACGAACTCCCTGCACCTCCGGGAGGGCTGGAGGCCTGCCCGCCCATTCCTACCTTCCAGTCAACCCTTCCAGTCAACTCCCACCCCGTACCGAGGTCCCCCATGAAGTCGCTCCTCGCCCTCGTGGCCACGGGCACCCTGCTCGCCAGCGGGCCCGGTCTGGCCCAATCCGCCAGGCACACCGTGAGGCTGAGCGAGCTGCTCCTGCTGCCCCGGGTCTCCACCCTCACCACCAACCAGACCGCCAGCGGCGAGTGGAAGGACCTGCTCCACACCACCCTGACGACGCAGCAGCGCAAGAACCTGGTGATGGTGGTGGCGCTCGAGACCGGCCTGCATACGGAGGCCCCCCCTCCCGCGCGCGGCGGGCCCGCCCCTGGAGACGGTCCCTCGGCCCGGGGCACCCTGGAGCTCCGCCTCCTCCTGGATGGCACCCAAGTGGCCCCCGGCCCGCTCGTCCTCGCCGAGAACACCCAGAACTTCATGACCCGTTACGGCGACATGCTCGGCACCTGCGGGGATATCGACAAGGACGGCACCGTCTACTCCAGCGAGTGCATCTTCTCCGACGAGGAGCGGCGGCGCGTGCTGCGCGCCCTCGAGCTCCACGCGGTCTCCTTCGCCCTGGATGACATCGATACCGGCACCCACGACCTGCGCGTGCAGGCGCGCATCACCGTCACCAGTCAGGGCGCCAGCGGCTCGGCCTCCGCGGGCGCGTGGATCGGCCGCGGCTCCATCACCATCGAGGAAGTCCGGCTGGTGAAGAGCTTCGACATCAACAACTGAAAGCGCTCCCCGCCCGCCTCCTCTCCTGTCGGGTACAGGAGATTCGCGGTGGGGGTCCCGTCACACCGGGAGCACGCTCTGTCATCCTCCTGGAGCGCCCTGGCATTCCGGCGCGACAGCCGCCCATCGACCCCGGTGGGCCGGGGGAACGTATGAGCGCGGCAAGGAGACAGGGCCCATCGAGCCCGCTGCGAGGTCGTTCGCCAGGACTCCTGGTGTGCATGGCGCTCACCGCAGTGCTGGGTGGCTGCCTGCCCAAGCCCCACATCCACCACTTCACCGTGACACCTCCGGTGGCGTGCCCCGGCGACGAGGTCACGCTGCGCTGGGAGACGAACGGACCCGTCCGCATCGAGGCCTCCCCCGAGGTTCCCGCGCTCGGCAGGAAGGGAAGCACGGGGACCCAGACGGTCACCATCAGCGGGCCCACGCGCTTCCACCTGGAGACCTACCGCGTCTTCGGCCTCAAGAAGGAGCTCACCGAGGGCGAGGTGCTCTCCCCGCCCAAGGACCTCGAGTACGGCGTCGTCGATGCCGAGGGCCAGAGCCACTTCACGTGCTCGGCGCAGCTGGGGGCCCTGGAGTCCTCCTTCCAGCTGGACGACAGCCGCCTGTCGCCCAACGTGCGCATCGGGCAGGTGACGAACATGAACGCGCGCCCGCTGGTCATCGGAAAGGGAGAGCGCTCCGAGACGGTGGCGGAAGGCGCGAAGGCATCGGGCTTCGAGGGACAGCCCGCCCAGGGGCCGTGGAAGCTGCGCGTCCCGCTCGACGCGGGCGAGAGCTGCGAGGACGCGCTCGAGTCGGTGGATGGCCGGTTGATCATCAAGTTCCAGCTCTCATGCCCGAGGTGAAGTCATGGCCGCAATCGACGAAATCCGGACGATCGTCATCCTGATGCAGGAGAACAGGTCGTTCGACCACATGCTGGGTCACCTGTCGCTGGAACATCCGGGGTGGGATGTGGACGGGCTGCGCAACCCCGACACCCATCCGCGCTACGCCAACTTCTTCGAGCAGCGCTTCTTCCGGCCCTTCCTCATCGAGGACGAGGCGCTGGTCATCCGGGATCTCCCCCACAGCCGCTACCACGTGAACATGCAGATGGCCCGGAGCTCCAACGGCAAGAAGTTCCGGATGTCTGGCTTCGTCGAGGCCTACGTCGACTACACCCAGCACCGGGCGGGAGAGCACTTGCCCCCCATGGGGTACTTCGATTCGACCGCGGCCTGGATGACGTCCTTGCTGGCCAGGGAGTATTGCGTGTGCGATCGCTGGTTCACGCCCCTGCCCACGGATACGCAGCCCAACCGCTGCATGGCCTTCACCGGAACCACGTTGATCGATGACACCGGCTCGCGGCTCATCGAACACCAGGAGCACGTCTTCGACTGGTTGGACGACAGGAAGGTCCGCTGGCGCGTCTACCATGACGGCCCGCCCTTCTTCCTGCTGTTCGGACGGTTCCACGAGCTGGTGGGGGCGAAGTACCGCCCCATCAGCGAGCTCGCGGACGACATCCAACGCGAGCCCGCGGAGGAGGCGCCAGAGGTCATCTTCATCGAGCCGCGCTACTTCGACTTCTTCTGGTCGGACGCGCCCTCCAACTGCAACCATCCGACGGCGCGCCTCTGCCATGGCGAGCTGCTCCTGCACCGGGTCTATACGGCGCTCACGAGCAACCCGGAGAAGTGGGCACGGACACTGTTCATCCACACCTACGACGAGCACGGCGGTTTCTTCGACCACGTGCCACCGCTGCCCATCGACAACCTCCTGCCGCCGAAGGCGAAGTACACGGAACGCTTCACGACGACGGGGCCCCGGGTCCCCGGCCTGCTCATCTCGCCCTGGGTCCAGCCGGGGAAGGCCTTCCACGGCCACCTCGACCACACGTCCATCCTTCAGCTGTTCGCCGAGAAGTTCGGGTCGGGCCCGGAGGGCTATTCGGACTCGGTCACCCACCGGAGGAACCAGGAGCAGGGAATCCGGAGCGTGTCCGAGGCACTCGCGGACGCGCCCACCCTCCGGCCCGTTCCCACCGTGGCGCCACATGCGTGCCCCCCCGCGACCTCGACGAAGCGGCAGCCCAAGGCCCCCAACGAGCGCGCCTTCCAGGAAGCGGCCCGCGAGCTCCTGAAACACGAGGGGCCCATCGCGACGGGAGCGAAGTACCCCGACCTGATCGGAGCGCCCCTGACGCCCGCCCCTTGAGTCACGCCGCTCCGGCGTCCAACTCCTGTTGCGTGGGAATGCGAATCAACACGCGCAGCCCACGCGATTGATTCTCCAACCAGGCCTCCGCATCCTGCCGGGTCGCGAAGGACTGGAGGGTCTCCTGGTACGCCTCGAAGCCGTGGTACTCCCCCACGTGCATGACGAAGTGGAAGGCGATCCTGGCGGTTCGGATGGCCTCGAGTTCCTCGGGTGAGGAAATACGCTGCTCCAACTCGAAATCGAAGAAGTCGAACTTCGCGCCGTGGCGCGGATGGGGAGGACACACCTCATCATCGGCACCTTCACCTCCCTCCTCCTCGTCCCCTTCCATTCGCGCCAATTCCTCTCTCGAGGGGAGTCGGAGCAACTTCCGGTGCTCGAGCTCGCGCGAGTAGGCGACGGTGTAGAGAGCATCCGCCGCTCCGATCGTGGCTCCATGGGGCGGGGTGACTCCGCAGCCAGATATCCGCCTCTTCCTTCGTCGCGAAAGAGAGAACGGGAGTCAGAGGTGCCGAATCGAAGCTCTCGACATAATCCGAGAGTTCACCTGTCTCCCCGCGTCCGTTGATGAAGTGGAGTGTGAGCCTGCGGTTCTCGAGTGCGCCATGTTGCTCCGAAGTGGATGCATGCTTCTCCACCTCATGGAGCCAGGTCAGGGTGCGCTTGATGAGATCAGTTTTCATGTCGCCACGAGCACCACAGGAGCCAGAACGGCACGAGGGCGAGCGGCATGGCGAGCACTCCCGCAGGCCCCCAACAATAGGATGAGAACCGGCGCGAGCAGCCGATAACCAGATGTGCAGGTGCTTGTGGAGCAGCGCATGGGCGTGTGCCCCGAGGCCAACGGAATGCAACGCCCTCACGCCGCGGCGGCGTGGTCCAACGAGCGCCAGGTGCCCAGCGCCCAGTCCTGCTCCTCCGGGTCGTCGAAGCTGACGACACACAGCGCCCGGTGCTTGCCGGATTCGCACAACGCCGTGAGCCGGCAATCTCCCGGCTCCACGTGCAGCGTGGCCCGTCCTCGCACCCGCTCTCCCTGGTGCTGGAACTCGTACGCCATCTTCTCCTCGGGACCGGGCGCGATGCCCTTCACGTCCTCCAGCGGGACGAAGCGCACGCTGCGGCGGTGATCCCTCGCCACCCAGCTCCCGTCCGCCAGGCGCTCCTCCGCCAACGAGCCCGGGATGCGAATCTCCCAGCCCTCGGGCAGGGTCACCTGCACCGCGCCACGCCGGTACCCGATGAGCGGACCCGGAGGCGCGGCGATGGCCCGCCGGGAGACCTCCTCCGCCAACGTGCCCCCGATGCCGAGGTACCCCAACACCTGCTGCCACTCGCGCCACGGGTAGGCCAGCTCCGGATCCTCCCTCCACGCAGACTCCAGCAGCCGCGCCACGTCCCGGAAGAGGTGACGCTCCTCCTCGAGCAACGGTGGGCGCCACACCATCTCCGTCCAGATGCGGCTGAGCGCGCGGCCCAGCTTCGTCGGAGCGCCCAGGCCCGGCTCCCACCACGGGAAGATGTCCTGACCGCGCCGGGGATCCTCGTGCACGGCGCGCAGCCACTCCTCGTTGCGCGGTCCCAGCGGCGTCAGCAGGGCACCGGGGTACTCGAAGCCGTGCCCGGCCCGCAGCGAGAGCGCCGCGCCCGAGTGGCCCTGTCTCCGGAACTCCAGCGCCCGCCCGGCCATGTTCCCCAGCCATGCGAGCATGCGCGGGGCGATCTCGCTCGCATCCCCCGTGTGGAAATACCCCGTGGGGTCCCCCACTCCCGCGACGGTGAGCGCCGGGTCGGCCCAGTCCACCTGGAGCGCGTCCCCCAGCGCATGGAGCAGATCGCAGAGGTAGCGGTGATAGCCGGGCCCCACCATGGAGGTATTGGCCGAGACGACGACCCGCCCCTTCCCAGCGGCCACGATGGCCACGTCCTCCGCGGCCGGGTGCAGGCGCAGGAACAGGATGGGTCCCTGGGGGCCATCCACCGTGCGCGAGCCCTCCAGCAACTCCCCCGCCGCCTCATGAATCCAGCGCTCCACCCGCCGCAGCCAGGGCCGGGGAGCCTCGGGCGCACTGAAGAGCTCCTCTCTTCCGTACCAGCCTGCCAGCAGCAGCTTCACTCCCATCGCGTCCACTCCTCTCCCACGGGCCGGGCCTCCATCTCAACGCAACGGGTGGAGTGCGGGGAATATGTCTCGGAACTCGCGGCAATCCACGCTTCCGTGGCGCGAAGAGCCGGGGGCGAGGAGCCGGACGGGCGCTCGGAGGGCCTCACTCCCAACGGAAGTGGTAGTCGACGTCGAGCGGCGCCAGACGATGCCCCTCCACCACGAGCTCCTGGGCCGTCGAACGCTCCATCGCGGCGGTGAGGACGCCCAGGTTGTACTCCAGGGGCATGAAGTCCCGGCGCGCCTTCAGCCGAGCCTCCTTCTCCCCGAGCCGCTCCACGGTGCGCTCGCCGTAGCTCAACGAGGCCCGGAATGAGTTGGGAAAGCTCGCGAGCAACCGCTGTGGATCATTTCCCGCGAGCGCCAACATCGTCTTGCCCACGGTGGACTGGAAGAAGTCCTCCGTGGCCCGCCTCCCGAGCAGGCGCAGCACGGCGTCCCTCCCCCCCTGTGTCGGGCCGAGCAGCTCCGCGGCGGTGAAGACGGCCTTGAGCAGATCCGTCACCGGGTAGCTGAAGAAGTCCACGAACCGCTTCTCCCCGGCGGCCACGAAGCACTGCCTCCGGACCTCCTCGTCTCCGAGCGCGCTCACCGCGTCGAGCAGGCCGTTGAAGAACATGCCGCGGCAGGTGTCCGCGGGGGTGGCCAGGGTCAGCAGTTGCTCCAGGCCGGGGGCGGGGATGGGGGCGCCGGTCACGATGGGAGTATTAGAGCGCAAAACCCCGCGCCCCGGGTCATGCCGTGCGGATGGACGCCGCGCCCTCCAGCCCCAGCTCAACCACAGCTACTTCCCTCATGCGGAATTTCTGGATTTTTCCAGTTACCGTCATGGGGAATTCGTCCACGAACTTCCAGTAGCGGGGAATCTTGAAGGTGGAGATGCGGCCCGTGCAGAAGCGGACGAGCTCCTCCTGGGTGAGCGAGGTCCCGGGCTTCGTCTTCACCCAGGCCATCACCTCCTCGCCGTACTTCTCACTGGGCACGCCGATCACCTGGGCCTCGCTGACGCCCGGGTGCGTGTGGAGGAACTCCTCGATCTCGCGCGGGTACACGTTCTCACCGCCGCGGATGATCATGTCCTTGATGCGGCCGACGATCCTCACGTAGCCGTCCTCGTCCATGGTCGCGAGATCGCCGGTGTGCATCCAGCCGGCCGCGTCGATGGAGTTGCGGGTGGCCTCGGGGTTGTTCCAGTAGCCGAGCATCACGCTGTAGGCCCGCGTGCACAGCTCTCCGGGCGAGCCACGAGGCACCACCGCGCCCGTCGCGGGGTCGACGATCTTCACCTCCACGTGCGGGTGCACCCGGCCCACGGTGGAGACACGCTTGTCCAGGGGATCGTCCAACGAGCTCTGCGTGGACACGGGCGAGGTCTCCGTCATGCCGTAGCAGATGGTGACCTCCCGCATGTTCATGCGCGACTGCACCTTCTTCATCACCTCGATGGGGCACGGCGAGCCCGCCATGATGCCGGTGCGCAGCGAGGAGAAGTCGAACTCGCCGAAGCGCGGATGATCCAGCTCCGCGATGAACATGGTGGGCACGCCGTAGAGCGCGGTGCAGCGCTCGGCGCCCACCGTCTGCATCACCGCGAGCGGCTCGAACGCCTCGGCCGGAATCACCATGGTCGAGCCGTGGGAGGTGCAGGCCAGGTTGCCCATCACCATGCCGAAGCAGTGGTAGAAGGGCACGGGGATGCAGACGCGGTCCTCGGCCCCGAGGCGCAGCGCCTCGCCCACGAAGAAGCCGTTGTTGAGGACGTTGTGGTGGCTGAGCGTGGCGCCCTTGGGGAAGCCCGTCGTGCCGGACGTGTACTGGATGTTGATGGGCTCGTCGAACTGGAGCGAGGCCTCGCGCGCCGCGAGCAGGCTCTCGCTCACGTGGGTGCCGTTCTTCAGCAGCAGCTCCCAGTCATCCTCCATCACCAGCGCGACGCGCAGCTCGGGGCAGCGCGGGCGAACCTCCTCGAGCATCTTCCGGTAGTCCGTCTGGCGGAAGCCGCGCGAGAGCAGCAGCACGCTGGTGCCGGACTGCTTGAGCGCGTACTCCAGCTCCGCCGACTTGTAGGCGGGGTTGAGGTTCACCAGGATGGCGCCGATGCGGGCCAGGGCGTACTGGGTCACCACCCACTCGAAGCGATTGGGAGACCAGAGTCCCACCCGGTCCCCCTTCTCCACGCCGAACGCCAGCAGGCCCAGGGCCACCCGCGTCGTCTGCTCCCAGAGCTGGTTCCACGTGGCGCGGTAGCCCTGTGAGACGACGACGAGCGCCTCGCGCTCACCATGACTCTCGACGGTGCGGCGCAGGTTCTGGCCGATGGTCTCCCCGAGCAACGGGGTGGTGCTGGTTCCGTGGACGTAGGAAGGAGAAGGCATGGCCGATGATGTTCGCGAGCCGGCCCGGCTCGCAAGCACGTCCCCTTCAACGCACCGCGCAACTCTTGCGCGTCAGTCGCAGCGGTAGCAGAGCGTCCGAGAGCCGCTCGACACCCACGGGGCGGCGTAGTCCCGGCAGACCTTGTCGGGCCGGGCCTGGAGCTTCCGGACGACGTCCGCCAGCGGCGTGTGGTTGTCATCGGAGACGCGCTGGTAGCCCTCCCAATCCGTCGCGGAGGCCTCCCAGAAGACACAGAGGCCCGGCCCCTCCCTCACCTGCCCCTGGCTGAACAGCGGCCAGTGTCCGCCGCTGGCGGACCAGTCATCTGGCACCCAGCCCAACGCGACGTTGGAGAAGTTCGACCGGGGCCAGGAGGGAGTCAGCAGTCCACCGAAGCGCTTGCCCTCGTCACGCAGCACCCGCCGGATGATCGCGGTGGCTCCTCGGTCCTCCAGCGCCTCCATCGTCTGGAAGGGGGGCTCGCCGCGCACGCGCTCCCAGTAGCTCGGCTCGTAGACCTCGTAGGCCCGGCCCCACTCGCGCGTCACCTCGAAGAGCCCGATGGCGGCGAGCACCGCCAGTGCGAGCTCCCAGCGCCATGCGCGCGCCAGCCCCTTCTGGAACACCGCCCCCATCCGGATGCTGGTGACGAACAGGGCCACGCACAGCAGCAGCACCACGCCGTGCAGGCCGTACTTGAGGAAGTAGTACTCGAGGGGCAGCCCCGCCTTCTTGTAGGCGAACTGCACCAGCGCGTTGACCCCACAGAACAGCAGGGCGAAGTCGAGCAGCCGCCGCTCGACGGAGTCCTCGCGAGGGGAGAGGAAGCGCACCGCCAGGAGCCCCGCCAGCGTCCACCACTGCACCCGCAGCGCGCGCACGTGCGAGTGGATCCGGATGCCGCCGACGAGCGACGCCAGGGGAAGGAGCCGCCAGTACGCGTACGCGGCGGCCCCGAGCAACCCGAGCCCCACGAGCCAGGCCCCCCAGCGGTACCTCGGGCCGAACGAGCGGGTCCCCTCCACCAGGACGAGCACCCCGCAGGTGAAGAGGAAGTCCCCGAGGTTCAGCCCGTAGGTGAACCGATAGAACACCGTGAACACGGCGAGCGCGCCGCAGCGCACCCAGACCGAGCGCGGAAGGCCATAGGCGAGCCACGCCAGCACGAGGGGCACCAGCCCGAAGAGATGGCCATAGAAGCCATCCGCCTGGTGGTAGTGCAGCAACCGCAGCAGCAGGAACGGCCACGCCGCGGCGGTGGCCACCAACAGGACGACCTGCGCCGCCACCTGCGCGCGGCCCGAGCGCCAGAGCCGCCCGGCGACGGACTCGACTCCCGCGGCGAGCGCCACGGCGATGACCGCGGGCACGAGGTAGAAACCGGCGCGGAAGCTGGTGAACGCATCCAGGCCGAAGAGCCACTCCAGCCCGTACGTCACCGTGTGGAAGAGGATGAAGCCCTGGTAGACGTGGGGCTCATGGGACACGAAGTCGGCCCGGAGCGCGACGTGGTTGCCCGCGTCCCCTCCCCCGACCGAGACCAGTCCCTCCATGGCCGGGATGCCCAGCATCCGCCACGTCAGCCCCAACGCCGTGGCGACGTAGAGCGCCTGGAGGATCGCCAGTGGTACGTGCGTGGGCCAGGGTCGCTCCCGCGAGACAACCTTCCACGTGAGCCCGGCTACACCCGCCACGCCCACGAGGGCTCCCACCCACAGAGGCAGACCCAGCGCCGCCCGGAACACGCCCGCCAGGGCTCCTGGCAGCAGCCACAGGAGCGCCAGGAAGAACAGCGTGCCGAGCCCACGGGGTGGTACCGGAAGAGAGGAGGAGGGCTTCACGTCGACGGTGTCCACCGGCGGCGCCCTATACCACCGCGGCATTCGGTGTGTCACATCTTCACGCACATGACGTCCGAGCATCCGAGCGCATCCCCTCTATTGCCCGAGGGGAGTTTCTCGGCGAGAAGGTGGCCATGGAAGCGGGGACCCTCATCATCCTGCTGGCCTACAACGAAGAGGCCTGCATCGCCGATGTCGTCGCCGAGCTCCGGCGGGAGCTGCCCGGCATCGACGTGGCCGTGGTGGACGACGGCTCGCGCGACCAGACGTCGGAGCGGG contains:
- a CDS encoding endonuclease/exonuclease/phosphatase family protein codes for the protein MHQFPPSKRAAFGSWLLVPLLTLVLAACGEGSSVDSPEPTRDSVSSSGASLTEVRVRLMAANITSGNSQSYDPGHGTRIFQGTKPDVVMIQEFNYGNNSATAIRGFVDEAFGTGFYYYRESGAQIPNGVISRWPIIASGEWTDPYVSNRDFAWARIDIPGPKDLWVVSVHLLTSGSSVRNSEANSLVNYVKANIPAGDYLAIGGDFNTDSRSESCLSTFSQVVTTSGPHPADRNNNTNTNAGRSKPYDHVLVDADLRAYQTATVIGSSSFSAGLVVDTRVYSPLSEISPALSGDSGASNMQHMAVIKDFLLPGGDEPTPVGSVMVVAPNGGESWTAGSSRSLTWTASNVSNVKLEYTTDGSTWNVISASTPASAGSYTWTVPDTVTTAAKVRVSDAGNAAVTDSSDAAFSITSSTPPPDSSTVITKETENNDTAATANGRVAAGTSVSGTLSTSTDVDWFKFTVTTPGTVTVKLVMPGVADLDWYLYTADDVNLYAARGYSSSNPEVGSYSASTVGTYYVKVVGYAGAMSSYTLTVTGAGVQP
- a CDS encoding YqaA family protein, translated to MPDASMLAEWGLPGLFLVALVAGSVLPAPSEAVLAALVYGGVPPALAVAVATGGNVLGALTVYLLGRWVARGGGGAMGRWVQRRSAREGPRLERARARLATWGAPVLVLAWIPVVGDVFVLAAGLVGVRWGPFVGFVTLGKGLRYLFVALSAIAANRTGI
- a CDS encoding alkaline phosphatase family protein, yielding MAAIDEIRTIVILMQENRSFDHMLGHLSLEHPGWDVDGLRNPDTHPRYANFFEQRFFRPFLIEDEALVIRDLPHSRYHVNMQMARSSNGKKFRMSGFVEAYVDYTQHRAGEHLPPMGYFDSTAAWMTSLLAREYCVCDRWFTPLPTDTQPNRCMAFTGTTLIDDTGSRLIEHQEHVFDWLDDRKVRWRVYHDGPPFFLLFGRFHELVGAKYRPISELADDIQREPAEEAPEVIFIEPRYFDFFWSDAPSNCNHPTARLCHGELLLHRVYTALTSNPEKWARTLFIHTYDEHGGFFDHVPPLPIDNLLPPKAKYTERFTTTGPRVPGLLISPWVQPGKAFHGHLDHTSILQLFAEKFGSGPEGYSDSVTHRRNQEQGIRSVSEALADAPTLRPVPTVAPHACPPATSTKRQPKAPNERAFQEAARELLKHEGPIATGAKYPDLIGAPLTPAP
- a CDS encoding DUF2378 family protein, with the protein product MTGAPIPAPGLEQLLTLATPADTCRGMFFNGLLDAVSALGDEEVRRQCFVAAGEKRFVDFFSYPVTDLLKAVFTAAELLGPTQGGRDAVLRLLGRRATEDFFQSTVGKTMLALAGNDPQRLLASFPNSFRASLSYGERTVERLGEKEARLKARRDFMPLEYNLGVLTAAMERSTAQELVVEGHRLAPLDVDYHFRWE
- a CDS encoding AMP-binding protein gives rise to the protein MPSPSYVHGTSTTPLLGETIGQNLRRTVESHGEREALVVVSQGYRATWNQLWEQTTRVALGLLAFGVEKGDRVGLWSPNRFEWVVTQYALARIGAILVNLNPAYKSAELEYALKQSGTSVLLLSRGFRQTDYRKMLEEVRPRCPELRVALVMEDDWELLLKNGTHVSESLLAAREASLQFDEPINIQYTSGTTGFPKGATLSHHNVLNNGFFVGEALRLGAEDRVCIPVPFYHCFGMVMGNLACTSHGSTMVIPAEAFEPLAVMQTVGAERCTALYGVPTMFIAELDHPRFGEFDFSSLRTGIMAGSPCPIEVMKKVQSRMNMREVTICYGMTETSPVSTQSSLDDPLDKRVSTVGRVHPHVEVKIVDPATGAVVPRGSPGELCTRAYSVMLGYWNNPEATRNSIDAAGWMHTGDLATMDEDGYVRIVGRIKDMIIRGGENVYPREIEEFLHTHPGVSEAQVIGVPSEKYGEEVMAWVKTKPGTSLTQEELVRFCTGRISTFKIPRYWKFVDEFPMTVTGKIQKFRMREVAVVELGLEGAASIRTA